CCGGAGCGGATAGAAAGCGGAAAGGATACCGAAGCGAACGCACAGAAGCAGCCCGACACCGTCACGCCGCGATTTGCACTCGAGGCACGTACCGATACGTCTACCGCGCGTTACGGCCAGGAATCCGGGACGGCAGCAGCGACTGCAACTGCAACAGCTACAGCGAGCGGTAACGAGCACGCCGATTCGCATGCAGACGCCGCCGACTCCAGCGACGCGAATCCAAAAAAGCTCCCGCGCTACGTGCTGGTCGGCATGCTGCTATGGACCGTTGCCTATTACTTCTGCTTCGACCGCGCAGGCTATCTGCTATCGACCACGGTATTTCTTCTAGGTCTGCTCAGCTACTTCAACCGCAAGCGGCACAAGACCAATTTCGCGGTCGCAATCGGCGTTGCGGTCGTGCTCGATCTGCTTTTTTCGCAGTTGCTTAGCGTTCCGATGCCGCAAGGCATCCTCCCATTCTGAGGCGGTCGCAATGGATAGTCTGCAAGGCATTTTGCACGGGCTCGCAATCGCCGCGACGCCGACGCATGTTCTGTACACGCTGGCCGGCGTGTTTATCGGCACGATGATCAGCCATCTTCCGGGTATCGGACCGTCGGCAGGCATCGCGTTGCTGATTCCAGTGACCTTCGGTATGGACCCGATGTCCGCGCTGATGATGCTGACCGGCATCTACTACGGTTGCATGTACGGCGGCGCGGTCACGGCGATTCTGCTCAATACACCAGGTGACGCGGCGGCCGTGATGACGGTGCTCGACGGCTATCCGCTTGCGCGCAAAGGCCGCGCGGCGGCCACGCTTGCGATCGCGGCAGTGAGCTCGTTTATTGCCGGCATGATCGGCGTGACCGCGCTGTCGTTCGTGGCCGCGCCGCTTGCGGCCGTCGCGCTTCACTTCGGGCCGACGGAATATTTCGCGCTGATCTGCTTTGCGTTGTCCACGGTGAGCGCGCTCCACGGCAAGTCGCTAGCGAAAGGGATGATCGCGGTATTTATGGGCTTGGGGCTCGCCACCGTCGGCATCGATCTGCAAAGCGGTGTGCCGCGCTTTACGCTCGGCTTTACCGAATTGCTCGATCGCGTAAATTTTCTGGTCGTCGTGGTGGGACTCTTTGCGATTGCCGAAGTGAGCCGCATGGTCGAAGGCACCTTGGGCGGCACACTGCATACGGTGCGCGTCGAAGGAAAGCTCTGGTTTACGCGCGCCGAGTGGCGACGCGCAAGGCCGGCGATTCTGCGCGGCTCGTCGGTCG
The genomic region above belongs to Paraburkholderia edwinii and contains:
- a CDS encoding tripartite tricarboxylate transporter TctB family protein, with amino-acid sequence MKSVKGDVWLAIVVIVGAAIYLYLDLQLPEVRLSDPLGPKAFPALVGVGLISSALLLLFEGHSKARHAAHPERIESGKDTEANAQKQPDTVTPRFALEARTDTSTARYGQESGTAAATATATATASGNEHADSHADAADSSDANPKKLPRYVLVGMLLWTVAYYFCFDRAGYLLSTTVFLLGLLSYFNRKRHKTNFAVAIGVAVVLDLLFSQLLSVPMPQGILPF
- a CDS encoding tripartite tricarboxylate transporter permease; this translates as MDSLQGILHGLAIAATPTHVLYTLAGVFIGTMISHLPGIGPSAGIALLIPVTFGMDPMSALMMLTGIYYGCMYGGAVTAILLNTPGDAAAVMTVLDGYPLARKGRAAATLAIAAVSSFIAGMIGVTALSFVAAPLAAVALHFGPTEYFALICFALSTVSALHGKSLAKGMIAVFMGLGLATVGIDLQSGVPRFTLGFTELLDRVNFLVVVVGLFAIAEVSRMVEGTLGGTLHTVRVEGKLWFTRAEWRRARPAILRGSSVGFLCGAAPGLGGTLAAMLSYVLEKKLSKHPEEFGHGAIEGVAAPEAATNADTCGAFVHLLALGVPGSGATAVIMGAFIMYGLQPGPMLFHTNPDIVWGLIASMYVGNIMLLVLNLPLVGILSRILYVPPGILLCVILAIASIGVFSFNSDTFDLYLALVFGMLGYAFRRFDIPKAPLLFGLILGHTLEQSFRQALTISNGDPTVFVRSPIAAGLLVCATISVSASVWSRRKPRNVIQQAKEEADEQIAEHHLVNGRH